The following proteins are encoded in a genomic region of Arachis ipaensis cultivar K30076 chromosome B02, Araip1.1, whole genome shotgun sequence:
- the LOC107624111 gene encoding uncharacterized protein LOC107624111, translating into MLSIPLKKSDPVDLYRPLRYLVARKYSESDAQSVESILETLNKCRSDMVGRGDLSLPMQRDCLIHYFKCLCMVDPLFTAISSDSHSDPIVFVWYDAFYSEHENGVSSQRNSIQLEKAAVLFNLGAIYSQIGASCDRTTALGRHLAMDAFNAAAKFFSELWKVFAKDISATLDLTLLFTETLHHLFSAQASELKLQQQLHDNNNAARSALQQHIIAVSFKSVFENYQRAYDLILSDSAATEHVFSFDRTWITHCYQKMKFFRVEACQRRSSILPKSQLPKTSSLVQSCPLDHDAESVTEKLVSGSCSRADLSIPKVDGIDLDLILSEYSPFKIMEGGKLVANPWDMPPPYPTNFSILSPPSPSSSSSSSSSLILAFPFKKSEPLDFYESLRNYFVLKYSESMAERVEGLLQMLNKLRGEMLRDDLSLPMRRDCLIRYLKCLCMIEPLFPMTTSPNPPIFIWYDAFNPQQDSSQHNIHLEKASVLFNLGALSTHIALSCDLTNTFGQRMAIDALNDASHWFLKLTHEAEKTSATIDLSISCVQMLREILTAQIAELECKFPGSRYISFSAASPVLNLSRRALHRLWSMKSKTRRFKFTCIDVSHKFLRGYCEAQSLLSEGCLPPCLDLLSEAGPVMIKDGNLVANL; encoded by the exons ATGCTGTCAATCCCACTGAAGAAGAGTGATCCGGTGGATCTGTACCGGCCGTTACGCTACTTGGTAGCGAGAAAATATTCAGAGAGCGATGCACAGAGTGTTGAAAGCATTCTGGAAACCCTAAACAAATGCCGCAGCGACATGGTGGGGCGAGGGGACCTCTCCCTTCCCATGCAACGTGACTGCCTCATTCACTACTTCAAATGTCTTTGCATGGTTGACCCACTCTTCACCGCCATCTCCTCCGACTCCCATTCCGACCCCATCGTCTTTGTCTGGTACGACGCCTTCTACTCTGAGCATGAGAATGGAGTCTCCTCGCAGCGCAACAGCATCCAATTGGAGAAGGCTGCTGTTCTCTTCAACCTTGGCGCCATATACAGCCAGATTGGAGCCTCTTGCGACCGCACCACTGCCCTTGGCCGTCACCTTGCAATGGATGCCTTCAATGCCGCCGCCAAATTCTTCTCGGAACTCTGGAAGGTTTTCGCCAAGGACATCTCCGCCACCCTCGACTTGACTCTCCTCTTCACCGAGACTCTGCACCACCTCTTCTCCGCTCAGGCTTCCGAGCTCAAATTACAGCAACAACTCCACGACAACAACAACGCCGCCAGGTCCGCTCTCCAACAACATATAATTGCCGTTTCGTTTAAATCG GTTTTTGAGAATTATCAGAGAGCATACGATCTGATACTAAGTGATTCGGCTGCAACCGAACATGTCTTCTCATTTGACCGAACTTGGATAACCCATTGTTACCAGAAGATGAAATTCTTTCGGGTGGAGGCTTGTCAGAGGCGATCATCCATCCTACCCAAATCCCAGTTACCTAAAACATCCTCACTGGTCCAATCCTGTCCTCTTGATCATGATGCAGAATCTGTAACTGAAAAATTAGTTAGCGGGAGTTGCAGCCGCGCGGACCTGTCGATACCCAAGGTAGATGGAATAGACCTTGACCTCATCCTATCCGAGTACAGCCCTTTCAAGATTATGGAAGGTGGAAAGCTGGTGGCTAACCCATGGGACATGCCTCCTCCTTATCCAACAAATTTCTCAATCCTCTCCCCTCCCtctccctcttcctcttcctcttcgtcCTCGTCACTTATTCTGGCATTTCCCTTTAAGAAGAGTGAGCCCTTAGACTTCTACGAGTCCCTGCGCAACTACTTTGTGCTCAAATACTCTGAGAGCATGGCAGAGAGAGTAGAAGGCCTTCTCCAAATGCTAAACAAATTGCGTGGTGAAATGCTGCGTGACGACCTCTCTCTACCCATGCGCCGTGACTGCCTCATCCGCTATTTGAAATGCCTTTGCATGATTGAGCCTTTGTTCCCTATGACTACCTCACCCAACCCACCTATCTTTATTTGGTACGATGCCTTCAACCCACAACAGGACTCTTCTCAGCACAATATCCATTTGGAGAAGGCCTCTGTTCTCTTCAACCTGGGAGCCCTCTCCACCCACATTGCTCTTTCCTGCGATCTCACCAACACCTTTGGCCAGCGCATGGCCATAGACGCCTTGAATGATGCTTCACATTGGTTCTTAAAACTAACGCATGAGGCTGAGAAGACATCTGCCACCATTGACTTGTCAATAAGCTGCGTCCAGATGCTGCGCGAGATATTAACGGCTCAGATTGCTGAATTGGAATGCAAATTTCCTGGTTCCCGTTATATATCATTTTCTGCTGCATCTCCT GTTTTAAATCTTTCTCGGAGAGCTTTACATCGATTGTGGAGTATGAAGTCGAAAACCCGCCGTTTTAAATTTACTTGTATTGATGTCTCTCATAAATTTCTTAGAGGTTATTGTGAGGCTCAATCCCTGCTTTCAGAGGGATGTCTGCCACCATGCTTGGACCTTCTCTCCGAGGCTGGGCCTGTCATGATTAAGGATGGAAATCTTGTGGCCAACCTTTGA
- the LOC107624098 gene encoding uncharacterized protein LOC107624098, which yields MVERGDLSLPMQRDCLIHYFKCLCMVEPLFTATSSDSHSEPIVFVWYDAFYSEHENGVSSQRNSIQLEKASVLFNLGAIYSQIGASCDRTTALGRHLAMDAFNAAAKFFSELWKVFAKDISATLDLTLLFTETLHHLFSAQASELKLQQQLHDDSFKSVCKHYLSAYDLILGDSAAIKHVCLFDETWITHLHQKKKFFQAEALQRKSSILPKPKRPKTSSSVQSCPLDHDAESITEKLVRGICRHSDLWTPKQQLIYLDLLLSENSPFKIMDGGKLVANPWDMPPPYPKNFAILSSSSGMLSFGLKKSEPLDLYESLRSYVALKYSESEANRVEGLFKTVDKLRSEMQRNDLSLPVRRDFLIQYLKCLCMIEPLFPMTTSPNPPIFVWYNSFNSQENSSQHNIHFEKASVLFNLGALSKRIALSCDLTTIQGHRLAKDALNDASHWFSKLWLEAGKVSATTSDLSVERAKMVKEIIAAQIAELTWNCPHSYSDLSSSPVPRLYQKAYDLSTLELLAENLVQSSIPQYLKMKTCPVVTDLGYITEQFLSGYGKAKSLLVEGCQPPCLDLLSQISPVNIKDGNLVANATLEALRLALKDMNLQESKPPQ from the exons ATGGTGGAGCGAGGGGACCTCTCCCTTCCCATGCAACGTGACTGCCTCATCCACTACTTCAAATGCCTTTGCATGGTTGAGCCACTCTTCACCGCTACCTCCTCCGACTCCCATTCCGAACCCATCGTCTTTGTCTGGTACGACGCCTTCTACTCTGAGCATGAGAATGGGGTCTCCTCGCAGCGCAACAGCATCCAATTGGAGAAGGCTTCTGTTCTCTTCAACCTTGGCGCCATATACAGCCAGATTGGAGCCTCTTGCGACCGCACCACCGCCCTTGGCCGTCACCTTGCAATGGATGCCTTCAATGCCGCCGCCAAATTCTTCTCGGAACTCTGGAAGGTTTTCGCCAAGGACATCTCCGCCACCCTCGACTTGACTCTCCTCTTCACCGAGACTCTGCACCACCTCTTCTCCGCTCAGGCTTCCGAGCTCAAATTACAGCAACAACTCCACGACGATTCGTTTAAATCG gtTTGCAAGCATTATCTGAGTGCATATGATCTTATACTTGGTGATTCGGCTGCAATCAAGCATGTCTGCTTATTTGACGAAACTTGGATAACTCATCTTCATCAGAAGAAGAAATTCTTTCAGGCGGAGGCTCTTCAGAGGAAATCATCCATCCTACCCAAACCCAAGCGACCTAAAACATCCTCATCGGTCCAATCTTGTCCCCTTGATCATGATGCAGAATCCATCACCGAAAAATTAGTTAGAGGGATTTGCAGGCACTCGGACCTGTGGACACCCAAGCAACAACTAATATACCTTGACCTCCTCCTCTCCGAGAACAGCCCTTTCAAGATTATGGATGGTGGAAAGCTGGTGGCTAACCCATGGGACATGCCTCCTCCTTATCCAAAAAATTTCGCAATCCTCTCTTCTTCGTCAGGTATGCTGTCATTCGGTTTGAAGAAGAGTGAGCCCTTGGACCTCTATGAGTCCCTTCGCAGTTATGTTGCCCTTAAATACTCTGAGAGCGAGGCAAACAGAGTAGAAGGCCTTTTCAAAACGGTAGACAAATTGCGCAGTGAAATGCAGCGTAATGACCTCTCTCTACCCGTTCGCCGTGATTTCCTCATCCAGTATTTGAAATGCCTTTGCATGATTGAGCCTTTGTTCCCCATGACTACCTCACCCAATCCACCTATCTTTGTTTGGTACAATTCATTCAACTCACAAGAGAACTCTTCTCAGCACAACATCCATTTCGAGAAGGCCTCTGTTCTCTTCAACCTGGGAGCCCTCTCCAAGCGAATTGCTCTCTCCTGCGATCTCACCACCATCCAAGGCCATCGCCTTGCCAAGGACGCCTTAAATGATGCTTCGCATTGGTTCTCGAAACTGTGGCTTGAGGCTGGGAAGGTATCTGCCACCACCAGTGACTTGTCAGTAGAACGGGCCAAGATGGTGAAAGAGATAATAGCAGCTCAGATTGCCGAGTTGACATGGAATTGTCCTCATTCCTATTCTGATCTATCATCATCTCCG GTTCCTCGGCTTTATCAGAAAGCTTATGATCTGTCGACACTTGAGCTTTTGGCTGAGAATCTTGTTCAATCCTCGATACCTCAATATCTGAAGATGAAAACCTGCCCTGTTGTAACTGATCTTGGTTATATCACTGAACAATTTCTTTCAGGGTATGGTAAGGCTAAATCCCTGCTTGTAGAAGGATGTCAACCACCATGCTTGGACCTTCTCTCACAGATCAGCCCGGTCAATATTAAGGATGGGAATCTTGTGGCCAATGCAACCTTAGAGGCACTAAGGTTGGCATTGAAGGACATGAACTTGCAGGAGTCCAAACCACCACAATAA
- the LOC107626684 gene encoding uncharacterized protein LOC107626684, whose product MVAKTPAQGSHCDDLIEVFNQLRAYNMKLNPDKCAFGVQRGKFIGFMLTSRGIEANPEKCSAVLTMTSPKTVKEVQQLAGRIAALSRFLPAVANRSYHFFQTFSKGKKFTWTDECEKSFTELKQLLTSPPILQRPESGKPLYLYLSVSNHAISSVLVMEIGKQQNPVYFISKVLQPIETRYPKIEQLALALVTTARRLRHYFQSHTIIVRTDQPLRQILTRPELAGCLINWSIELSEFDIQYELRKALKSQVLADFVSEMTNETQHIAASWSIHVDGASNKEGSRAGVLLKEGEKVIAEQSLQFRFNASNNQAEYEALLAGLKLAQQLKISQITAYCDSALVVHQIKGEYQVKDPFLEKYWLITKDLISKFNKFDIIHVNREQNTRADVLSKLATTRQAENTPALSQLTLDKPSFEQDTILSIMQVATPPSTPPPATPALSPHLYTCSESAHGLTRSSSHHHSTRRAPKVSQVTNIDAICGDPGADMERLPTSEELREGGGARLSRASLTARASEQPRFSVQPNQPIYTKTLERRPFGGTGADSAKIMQELRHRVQNLKRELAAKSRSHGDVS is encoded by the exons ATGGTGGCAAAAACGCCTGCACAAGGGTCACACTGTGACGACCTGATagaggtcttcaaccaactccgAGCATATAACATGAAGCTCAACCCAGACAAATGTGCTTTCGGAGTCCAAAGAGGAAAATTCATTGGCTTCATGCTAACCTCAAGAGGTATAGAAGCCAACCCAGAAAAATGCAGTGCAGTACTGACCATGACAAGTCCAAAAACAGTAAAAGAAGTCCAGCAATTGGCAGGCAGAATAGCTGCCCTATCACGTTTCCTACCCGCAGTGGCAAATCGATCTTATCATTTCTTCCAAACATTCTCCAAAGGCAAGAAATTCACATGGACAGATGAATGTGAAAAGTCCTTTACGGAACTCAAACAGCTCTTGACGTCACCTCCAATACTCCAGAGACCAGAGTCAGGTAAGCCGTTGTACTTATATTTATCAGTATCTAACCATGCCATAAGCTCGGTCTTAGTGATGGAAATAGGAAAACAGCAAAACCCAGTATATTTCATCAGCAAGGTATTACAACCAATAGAAACAAGGTATCCAAAGATAGAACAGCTAGCGCTGGCGCTAGTCACCACGGCAAGGAGGCTGCGACATTACTTTCAAAGCCACACAATCATAGTACGAACAGACCAACCACTAAGGCAAATATTAACCAGACCCGAACTCGCCGGATGTCTAATAAATTGGTCAATCGAACTATCCGAGTTCGACATTCAGTATGAGTTGAGAAAAGCTCTGAAGTCACAAGTACTCGCTGACTTCGTGTCAGAAATGACTAATGAGACCCAACACATAGCAGCCAGTTGGAGCATACATGTAGACGGAGCATCAAACAAAGAAGGAAGCAGAGCTGGGGTACTGCTAAAAGAGGGAGAGAAAGTGATAGCCGAGCAATCACTTCAATTCCGCTTCAATGCAAGcaacaaccaagcggaatatgaagctctGCTAGCAGGACTAAAACTCGCCCAACAACTCAAGATATCTCAAATAACAGCCTACTGCGACTCAGCACTTGTAGTACATCAAATCAAGGGCGAATACCAGGTAAAAGATCCTTTTCTAGAGAAATATTGGCTCATAACAAAGGATCTCATTTCAAAGTTCAATAAATTTGATATTATTCATGTAAACCGAGAACAAAACACTAGAGCCGATGTGTTATCCAAGTTAGCCACAACAAGGCAGGCGGAGAACACACCGGCCCTGTCACAACTAACACTCGACAAGCCGAGTTTTGAGCAGGACACAATCTTAAGCATCATGCAG GTGGCCACCCCACCGTCCACACCGCCTCCGGCGACGCCAGCTCTCAGCCCGCATCTCTACACCTGCTCCGAGTCAGCCCATGGTCTCACCCGCTCATCTTCTCATCACCACTCGACCCGTCGAGCACCCAAGGTCTCCCAGGTAACGAACATTGATGCCATCTGTGGGGACCCTGGAGCAGACATGGAGCGACTCCCCACGTCGGAGGAACTTCGTGAAGGAGGAGGGGCCCGCCTGAGTAGGGCGAGTTTGACAGCTCGCGCCAGCGAACAACCACGATTCTCCGTTCAGCCAAACCAACCAATCTACACCAAGACCCTTGAAAGACGTCCCTTCGGAGGGACGGGAGCCGACAGTGCCAAGATTATGCAGGAGCTTAGACACAGAGTACAAAACCTCAAAAGGGAGCTAGCAGcgaagagtcgatcccacggagacgtCAGCTGA